From Mumia flava, one genomic window encodes:
- a CDS encoding alpha/beta fold hydrolase has protein sequence MGTVVADDGAEISYTEQGDGRPVVLSYGWPLDAGPWAVQQRALAARGYRAVAHDHRRPRSRAPGAAGTVHDTVVDGLARLIGLLDLRDATLVGYATGGGEVARHVRRHGTDRLAQIVLVSAVLSSLADLDRFDVPTLVVHGTDDEVVPLALGGAQYAERIPRARLLVYAGASHRLPETHASRLTTDLLAFLAT, from the coding sequence ATGGGCACGGTGGTCGCCGACGACGGCGCCGAGATCTCCTACACGGAGCAGGGCGACGGCCGCCCCGTCGTGCTCTCGTACGGGTGGCCGCTGGACGCGGGCCCGTGGGCGGTGCAGCAGCGCGCGCTCGCCGCGCGTGGCTACCGTGCCGTCGCGCACGACCACCGCCGTCCCCGGTCGCGCGCGCCCGGCGCGGCCGGCACCGTCCACGACACCGTCGTGGACGGCCTCGCCCGCCTGATCGGGCTCCTCGACCTGCGCGACGCCACCCTCGTCGGGTACGCCACCGGCGGTGGGGAGGTCGCGCGGCACGTTCGGCGGCACGGCACCGACAGACTCGCCCAGATCGTGCTCGTCTCGGCCGTCCTCTCCTCCCTGGCCGACCTCGATCGTTTCGACGTGCCGACGCTCGTCGTGCACGGCACCGACGACGAGGTGGTGCCGCTCGCGCTCGGCGGCGCGCAGTACGCCGAGCGGATCCCGCGTGCCCGCCTGCTGGTGTACGCCGGCGCGTCGCACCGCCTGCCCGAGACCCATGCCTCCCGCCTCACCACCGACCTGCTCGCGTTTCTCGCCACCTGA
- a CDS encoding LuxR C-terminal-related transcriptional regulator: protein MNALVGRVAERERLAAVAASAAEGFGEVLVVRGDPGVGKTALLDDLADGVDGLQVVRLLGVETEAGLAFAGLQRLLLRYRALGSAMPEIQRAALRVALGLEAGPPPDRHLVGLATLTLLAEAGHDRPIVCVVDDVQWLDQESLDALTFVARRIHADRVSMVLAARTSIAVAALAGLPELRLEGLEHAAAHELLSRSVAGDLDPVIAGRIVEATRGVPLAILDLGDELGGDQLSGGATLPDPLPLGGRLESHYLERVGELGTGSRTWLLLAAAEPSGDLARVSAAASALGIDPSDVRAAEETGLVRTRGRVRFRHPLVRSAVYGAADTEDRRRVHDALAAVTTDPVDEDSRAWHLGASRVEPDEHVAGVLARAADRARDRGGYSARVSFLVRAVELTPAGPARIDRTLAAAEAAAIGGAPVQASRLLASLEETELDPVGLGRSLMVRAAVHVYSGLADASADVPAMYLRAARAFEASDPVRAREALVRCASNLGGAEWMMRGCSVEEAATTIREIVGEEPRDVAGTALAALASFALDPYEVAAPQMRAAVDAIASDRVSPTELLELGMLGMVLATGLLDDDARTTILTRSAEVARAAGALYPLDVFLWVRSLTEADIGQLESAGRLLAEVGQVRDAIGLTPDQQEMFKNVEYLAWCGRGPDLEAQIERSGQAAVALGLGGAETMARAASALLASCAGDYETSYRLSAGIVEQNHLQVAQRALVNLVEAAVFTGRDEEARRALVRLESIAAASPTTWARGLAAVGRALVATDDETEVAFREAVQILEPTRNLAALGRARLLYGEWLLRRRRRADARFQLRGALGVFERMGAVRFAERARRELLASGGTEGPGDAAGPTRTSDLTAREATVAAMAAAGSTNAEIAAALLLSPHTVDFHLRKVFRKLGVTSRRELAGTLDAAERIS from the coding sequence GTGAACGCGCTCGTCGGCCGGGTGGCCGAACGTGAACGCCTGGCAGCGGTCGCCGCATCGGCGGCCGAGGGCTTCGGCGAGGTCCTGGTCGTCCGGGGTGACCCGGGAGTCGGCAAGACGGCACTGCTGGACGATCTGGCCGACGGTGTCGACGGGCTCCAGGTGGTGCGCCTCCTCGGTGTCGAGACCGAGGCCGGACTCGCCTTCGCCGGACTTCAGCGGCTCCTCCTGAGGTACCGCGCGCTCGGTTCGGCGATGCCGGAGATCCAGCGCGCCGCGCTGCGGGTCGCGCTCGGGCTCGAGGCGGGCCCGCCGCCCGATCGCCACCTGGTCGGCCTGGCGACCCTGACGCTGCTCGCCGAGGCCGGGCACGACCGGCCGATCGTCTGTGTCGTCGACGACGTCCAGTGGCTCGACCAGGAGTCGCTCGACGCGCTCACGTTCGTCGCCCGCCGCATCCACGCCGACCGGGTCTCGATGGTGCTGGCAGCCCGCACGTCGATCGCGGTGGCGGCGCTGGCCGGCCTGCCGGAGCTGCGTCTGGAGGGTCTCGAGCACGCCGCGGCCCACGAGCTCCTGTCGCGCTCGGTCGCCGGCGACCTCGACCCGGTGATCGCCGGCCGCATCGTGGAGGCGACCCGCGGCGTACCGCTGGCGATCCTCGACCTCGGGGACGAGCTCGGCGGTGACCAGCTCTCCGGCGGTGCCACGCTCCCGGACCCGCTGCCGCTCGGGGGCCGGCTGGAGTCGCACTACCTGGAGCGGGTCGGCGAGCTGGGCACGGGCAGCCGGACCTGGCTGCTGCTGGCCGCGGCCGAGCCGAGCGGTGACCTCGCCCGGGTCAGCGCCGCCGCGTCCGCCCTCGGCATCGATCCGTCGGACGTGCGTGCGGCCGAGGAGACCGGCCTGGTCCGCACCCGGGGCCGGGTGCGGTTCCGCCACCCTCTGGTCCGCTCCGCCGTGTACGGCGCCGCCGACACCGAGGACCGGCGTCGGGTCCACGACGCGCTCGCCGCCGTGACCACCGACCCGGTCGACGAGGACAGCAGGGCCTGGCACCTCGGCGCCAGCCGGGTCGAGCCGGACGAGCACGTGGCCGGCGTCCTCGCGCGGGCGGCCGACCGGGCGCGCGACCGGGGCGGCTACTCCGCGCGGGTGTCCTTCCTGGTCCGGGCCGTCGAGCTCACCCCGGCGGGGCCGGCGAGGATCGACCGTACGCTCGCGGCCGCCGAGGCGGCGGCGATCGGTGGGGCGCCGGTGCAGGCGAGCCGGCTGCTCGCGTCGCTCGAGGAGACGGAGCTCGACCCGGTCGGGCTGGGCCGCAGCCTCATGGTCCGCGCTGCCGTGCACGTCTACTCCGGACTCGCGGACGCCAGCGCCGACGTGCCCGCGATGTACCTGCGCGCCGCGCGGGCGTTCGAGGCCTCCGACCCGGTACGGGCACGGGAGGCGCTCGTGCGCTGCGCGTCGAACCTCGGCGGCGCCGAGTGGATGATGCGCGGCTGCTCCGTCGAGGAGGCCGCGACGACGATCCGCGAGATCGTCGGCGAGGAGCCGAGGGACGTCGCGGGGACGGCGCTGGCTGCGCTCGCGTCCTTCGCGCTCGACCCGTACGAGGTCGCAGCACCGCAGATGCGCGCGGCGGTCGACGCGATCGCGTCGGATCGGGTGAGCCCCACCGAGCTGCTCGAGCTCGGCATGCTCGGGATGGTGCTCGCGACCGGGCTGCTCGACGACGACGCGCGGACGACGATCCTGACCCGCAGCGCCGAGGTGGCGCGGGCGGCCGGTGCGCTCTACCCGCTCGACGTCTTCCTGTGGGTGCGCTCCCTGACCGAGGCCGACATCGGGCAGCTGGAGTCGGCCGGGCGTCTGCTCGCCGAGGTCGGCCAGGTCCGCGACGCGATCGGCCTGACCCCCGACCAGCAGGAGATGTTCAAGAACGTCGAGTACCTCGCCTGGTGCGGCCGCGGACCCGATCTCGAGGCTCAGATCGAACGATCCGGGCAGGCGGCGGTGGCGCTCGGCCTCGGCGGGGCGGAGACGATGGCGCGGGCCGCGTCCGCGCTGCTCGCCTCGTGCGCTGGTGACTACGAGACCTCGTACCGCCTGTCCGCCGGCATCGTCGAGCAGAACCATCTCCAGGTCGCGCAGCGCGCCCTCGTGAACCTGGTCGAGGCCGCGGTCTTCACCGGGCGCGACGAGGAGGCCCGGCGCGCGCTCGTGCGGCTCGAGTCCATCGCCGCCGCCTCGCCGACCACCTGGGCCCGCGGGCTCGCCGCGGTCGGTCGGGCGCTGGTCGCGACCGACGACGAGACCGAGGTCGCCTTCCGCGAGGCGGTCCAGATCCTCGAGCCCACGCGGAACCTCGCCGCCCTCGGCCGTGCGAGGCTGCTGTACGGCGAGTGGCTCCTGCGGCGGCGTCGGCGCGCCGACGCCCGGTTCCAGCTACGGGGAGCGCTGGGGGTCTTCGAGCGGATGGGCGCGGTGCGCTTCGCGGAGCGTGCCCGCCGCGAGCTGCTCGCCAGCGGCGGCACCGAGGGCCCGGGAGACGCAGCCGGGCCCACCCGGACCTCGGACCTGACGGCACGGGAGGCCACCGTCGCGGCGATGGCGGCGGCGGGGTCGACCAACGCCGAGATCGCGGCGGCCCTGCTCCTGAGCCCGCACACGGTGGACTTCCACCTGCGCAAGGTCTTCCGCAAGCTCGGCGTCACCAGCCGGCGCGAGCTCGCCGGGACGCTCGACGCGGCCGAGCGGATCTCGTAG